The DNA region GGCCGTCTCCCGCAGGAACGGCCGGCCTTCATCCTATCACGCCTCGGTCGTGGGGTCGTCGCTCGCCGCCGCAGGCCCCTGCGACGCGGAGGCCGACGCCCCCGGAGTGGCCGCGGCGGAGGTGGCCGACGCAGAAGTCGCCGACGCGGACATCGCCGACGCGGAGTGAGCAGAGGCCGGAGCGGCGACCGCCGAGAAGGCCGGAGCCGGAACCGCGGACGCCGATTGCGCCGCAGCCGAGAAGGCGGATGCCGGAGCGGCGACCGCCGAGAAGGCCGGGGCCGGAACCGCGGACGCTGACTGCGCCGCAGCCGAGAAGGCGGATGCCGGAGCGGCGACCGCCGAGAAGGCCGGGGCCGGAACCGCGGACGCCGACTGCGCCGCAGCCGAGAAGGCGGACGCCGGAGCGGCGACCGCCGAGAAGGCCGGAGCCGGAACCGCGGACGCCGATTGCGCCGCAGCCGAGAAGGCGGATGCCGGAGCGGCGACCGCCGAGAAGGCCGGGGCCGGAACCGCGGACGCTGACTGCGCCGCAGCCGAGAAGGCGGATGCCGGAGCGGCGACCGCCGAGAAGGCCACCGGGGTCGGAACCGCGGACGCCGACTGCGCCGCAGCCGAGAAGGCGGATGCCGGAGCGGCGACCGCCGAGAAGGCCGGGGCCGGAACCGCGGACGCCGACTGCGCCGCAGCCGAGAAGGCGGATGCCGGAGCGGCGACCGCCGAGAAGGCCGGAGCCGGAACCGCGGACGCCGACTGCGCCGCAGCCGAGAAGGCGGATGCCGGAGCAGCGACCGCCGAGAAGGCCACCGGGGTCGGAACCGCAGAGGCCGACTGCGCAGAGGCCGAGAAGGCGGGTGCAGGAGACGCCGACGCGGAGGTAGCCGAAGCCGAGGTGGCCGAGGCTGAAGTCGCCGAGGCGGAAGTCGCCGAAGCGGAAGTCGCCGAGGCCGATGTGGCCGAAGCGGAAGCAGCCGTGGCAATCGATTCGACCGCCACGCCGCTGTCCAAGCCGCTCTCCTTGCCGGTCAAGGAATTGAAGGCATCGGCGGCGGCGCTGCGGACATGGTCGGGAAGAACCCCGCCGAAGCCGCTCTGCGCCAGCAGCGCCTGTTTGCCCTGAATATCGAGGGCGTTCAGCTGATTACGGAATTCGCCGTCGGTGGCGAGACGCTTAATGAGGGCGAGTGCCTGTTCCTTGGCCATTTTCGGGCCCCTCCTGCAATCGGTCAGCCAATAAGGATTGCTGCGAATTGGTTACAACAACTAAACCATTAGCATAGGCAATAATTAAAAATTCCAGCTAAACAGATAAGAATCTATGCGCAGTATCGAAATTTAACGTCCATGCCGAGCCTGACCCGGCCCTGAGACGGCCGTGAGGCACGCAGATGGCGCAGAACAGGCGCAGCGGCCCCCGATCATGGGCCGCAATCGTCATCGGGAGCGATGCGACCGCTTCAAACGCATACATATGGGGGGACATTGGGTGTCGCGGGCCGCGACTCGGACGGAAAAGCGGCCTCAGCCGGCCGGTACGGCCGCCCGCCTCCGCGCCCGCCATTCCTCGCGCGTCTGGTGCCAGATGTCCGCCTCCGGCGGCTTGACAGGTTCAGGCAGCAGAGTGGTTCCGCGCACCTCGGCCCCCAGCCTGCGCGCAACCCGCTGCGAGGCCGTGTTGCGGGGATGGATGGTGTGGATGACCTCGGTCCAGCCGAGATTGTCGAACACCCAGTCGATGGCCGCGACGGCACTCTCGACCGCATAGCCGCGTCCCCAGCAGTCCCGCATGATCGCCCAGCCGACCTCCGGCCCCGGCCATCCATCCGGCACCCAGGGCCCGACCCGGCCGACCCAGCGGCCGCTCTCCTTCTCGATGACGGAGAACATGGCGAAGCCCTGGATCGACCAGGCGCCCGCCATCGACAGGAAGCCGCGCCAGGCGACGGGGCGCGATTGCAGGCCGCCGATGAACTCGGTCGCGTCCGGATCGGTCATCATCGCCGCCCAGCCATCGAAATCCTCCGCCCGGGTCGGCCGCAGGATCAGACGAGCGGTTTCCAGAATCGGTTCATCCATGGAGGCCATCATCCCACCGACTCGACCCTCAGCAAAAAGCGCAGCCATGCCGAGAATACCTTTTCATAAAATACACGGAAAAAATGATGCGCGGATCATTTACAACTGAAACATGTTGACGGCATTGGCTTCATCAACGGCCGGAAGAATTATCATTCACAAGCATCAAACCTGCGTCCAGAGCGAACTGCCGGCACCACCCTTTGCGCAGCGCGGCCTTAACCGAACTCCCTAGGCTTTCTGGGCTAAGGCGACGGTGCGTATCGCATCCCATATAATGGTGCGATGCCCGGCTGCCCTGCGTAGCCGGGCGGACCAAAGGCACTGAGACAAGTACGGAGTACAACGATGTTGCGGTTTCGGATGGCGATCCTGGCCCTGGCGGCGGTAGGCAGCGCGACCCTGGCCGTCGCCGGCTTCAGCGGCGGTGCCGCGGCCCAGTCCAAGCTGGATTCCTCGGGCCAGCCCGTGTGGGACGAAAGCCATAACCAGCGCCCGACCGCAGAAAGCGACCGCGCGCTGCCCGCCGGCGTGATCACCCTGCGCACGGCGACCTCCGCCCCCGGCCTGCTCGGCGTCTACGCCCTCAACGGCCTGCCCTTCGACATCGTGCTGACCCGTGTGGACGCCAGCCAGTGCGTCAACGTCGTGCCGGAGGATTGCGGCCTGCTGGGCACCGACGTGCGTGTCGCCAGCGGCTCGGAGGTTCTGGTGCGCAGCCTGCGGCAGGCCGACATGACCCGCACCTACGGCGTCACCCCGGTCTACAGCTGGCGCCCGGCCGTCGCCGCGAAGTAAGCGACCGAACCGGCGGGACCGCCCCCATCCGGGACGGCGGTCCTTCCCGCCCCTATTTCCTTGACTTCCCGTCGCCCGCGGGCTGTATGCGCGCAAGAGCAGACGGGTAGCCGGCGATGATGTCCTTGTCCAAGATACTTCTCCTTGCGCTGGTGATCGGCGCCGTGTGGTTCGGCTGGCGCTGGATCAACCGCATCCAGGCGATCAGCCGCGCCCGCAACACCCCCCGCCGTACCGACGGCCGCCGCGATCCCGCCGCCGGCCCGTCGCCGCGCGAAGCCAAGCCCTATGCCGCCGCGGAAGCGGAGGACATGGAGAAATGCCCGGAATGCGGCGCCTATGTCGCCCCACGCTCCGCCGTGTCCTGCGGCCGTCCGGCCTGCCCCTACGGCCGCTGACGGCACGACGCGCCCTGCCCCCGCCCCCGGCATGACGCCGCGGCGGCGCGATCCGCCGCGCTGCGGCTTGATTTGACGGTGGCGCCCGCCTATCGTGCGGCGCGTTTTCAACATTTCTATTGTGGACCGTCCATGGCCTCCCAGATCGGGACTTCCGACGGCGGGAATTCCGCCGACCGCCGCGGCCTGTCGTTCCAGGCCCTGATCCTCAAGCTCCACCAGTTCTGGTCGGAGCAGGGTTGCGTGATCCTGCAGCCCTACGACATGGAGGTCGGCGCCGGCACCTTCCACCCCGCGACCACGCTGCGCGCGCTGGGCCCCGATCCCTGGAAGGCGGCCTATGTCCAGCCGTCGCGCCGCCCGAAGGACGGCCGCTATGGCGAGAACCCGAACCGCCTGCAGCACTATTACCAGTACCAGGTCATCATGAAGCCCTCGCCGGCCAACGCGCAGGAGCTGTACCTGGAAAGCCTGCGCGCCATCGGCATCGACCCGGCGCTGCACGACATCCGCTTCGTCGAGGACGACTGGGAAAGCCCGACCCTGGGCGCCTGGGGCCTGGGCTGGGAAGTGTGGTGCGACGGCATGGAAGTGACGCAGTACACCTATTTCCAGCAGGTCGGCGGCATCGAATGCGACCCGGTCGCGGTCGAGCTGACCTACGGCCTGGAACGCCTCGCCATGTATGTGCAGGGCGTCGAGAACGTCTACGACCTGGACTTCAACGGCCAGGGCGTGAAGTACGGCGACGTATTCAAGCGCGCCGAGGTCGAATACTCGAAGCACAATTTCGAGTTCGCCAACACCGACATGCTGCTCCAGCATTTCAAGGACGCCGAGGCCGAATGCCAGGCGCTGGTGGCGCAGAACCTCGCGCTGCCCGCCTATGACCAGTGCATCAAGGCCTCCCATCTGTTCAACCTGCTGGACGCCCGCGGCGTGATCAGCGTTGTCGAGCGCGCCGCCTATATCGGCCGCGTGCGCGCGCTGGCCAAGGCCTGCTGCGAAGCCTGGACGGGGGCGAAGTAATCCCATGACCGAACTCCTGATCGAATTCTTCTCCGAGGAAATCCCCGCCCGCATGCAGGCGCGGGCCGCCGACGACCTGAAGCGCCTCGTCACCGACAAGCTGGCGGCGAACGGCCTGACCTTCACGACGGCCGCCGCCCATTCCACCCCGCGCCGTCTGGCCCTGGTGGTCGACGGGCTGCCGGAGCGCACCGCCGACGTGCGCGAGGAGAAGAAGGGTCCGCGCGTCGGTTCTCCCGAGCAGGCGGTCGCCGGCTTCCTGAAGTCGGCCGGGCTCGACAGCCTCGACCAGTGCGAGCAGCGCGACACCGGCAAGGGCGTGTTCTACTTCGCGGTGACCGAGAAGAAGGGCCGCGAGACCGCCGAGGTCCTGGCGGAGATCATCCCCGCCGCCATGGCCGAGCTGCCCTGGCCGAAGTCGATGCGCTGGGGCACCGGCACCGTGCGCTGGGTCCGTCCGCTGCACTCGATCATCGCCCTGTTCGGCGGGCGCGTGCTCGACGGCGGCTATGACATCGGCGGCACCCAGGGCCGCGTCGT from Azospirillum ramasamyi includes:
- a CDS encoding GNAT family N-acetyltransferase, with translation MDEPILETARLILRPTRAEDFDGWAAMMTDPDATEFIGGLQSRPVAWRGFLSMAGAWSIQGFAMFSVIEKESGRWVGRVGPWVPDGWPGPEVGWAIMRDCWGRGYAVESAVAAIDWVFDNLGWTEVIHTIHPRNTASQRVARRLGAEVRGTTLLPEPVKPPEADIWHQTREEWRARRRAAVPAG
- a CDS encoding glycine--tRNA ligase subunit alpha, which codes for MASQIGTSDGGNSADRRGLSFQALILKLHQFWSEQGCVILQPYDMEVGAGTFHPATTLRALGPDPWKAAYVQPSRRPKDGRYGENPNRLQHYYQYQVIMKPSPANAQELYLESLRAIGIDPALHDIRFVEDDWESPTLGAWGLGWEVWCDGMEVTQYTYFQQVGGIECDPVAVELTYGLERLAMYVQGVENVYDLDFNGQGVKYGDVFKRAEVEYSKHNFEFANTDMLLQHFKDAEAECQALVAQNLALPAYDQCIKASHLFNLLDARGVISVVERAAYIGRVRALAKACCEAWTGAK